The segment GCCATAGCAAAACCAATAATAAAGCTTAGAATTCTATCCTTCAGCACTCCATGTGAAGATTGTCTGAGCAAACTATATCATGTTCTAAGAGCTGCTAAAGCCTGGAATTACTTTGTGGGATTCTCATTGGCATACTTATCACAAATACCTTAAGCTGCTCTTTTTTCTTAACCAAAAGGAAGGAATCACGACAACTGACATTTGCGGCATCATTGGGTATGCTGGTGTGCTGTGAAAACAAGCAGGGAAAGAGAATATAATAATCGCTTGACTTAACAATGACTGCTGCTCACACTTAAGAAAATAAGTTATTATTCTAAACATTTGCTGTGGTTTTATCTGATTTAACGCAAATTTAAATGATGCATTAGTAAAATCACTGGAATATTTGAAATAgtcatttatttagtttagagatacagagcggaaacaggtcctatggcccaccaagtccgcaccgaccagcgatctccgcacattaacactaccctacgcacaccagggacaattttacagttataccaagccaattaaactacaaacctgtacatctttcgagggtgggaggaaaccgaatttctcggagaaaacccacgcaggtcacagggagaacgtacaaactccgtacagacaagtgcccggggtcaggatcgaacctgggtctctggcgctgtaaggcagtaggtctactgtgctgcccttgagGACAGTGCCCTTCCCCAGTTCTTTTGTCCATGGGGAACAACATCAGATGTGCATTAATTCACAATAAGTGGCGTTAAGTGACACTTTTTTTCACTATGACTGGTCACACGTAATGTGAGTTTACTTacattactattaaaacacaaagtacgtgctataacaccaggacaTGTGCTCAACCAAGAaagccaagcccaaagccaaagtagtaGCTAAACTGCTTGTAGACACATAAGCGacgggacaataactaactccatatgcaatggGGAGCTACCTACAAGTTAACGAGCATTTACAAATTAATTGTGCAGATGcctgtatatcattggggttatacaGAATGTCGTTTCACATTTAGACACTTTAGTAGGTGCAATAAGTTCCAAATTTCACAGGTGAAGCCGTAGATACTTGTTTTACTCATACACTGGATCTTTCATATATTATTTTAAATACAATCTTAAAAGTGTCATGATAAAGAAACTGCTGTAAAATATGTATTATGTTTAATATTATTTGCTGTGAGCTTATTAGTCCCTCTTAGCTCCAGGTAACTAACTTTGAATAATGCCTCATCTTAACCCCCCACGTCTAATGTTTCAGCTGATATATAATCAAGCAGAAAATATAATAATTATAGGCTGCTTTATAAATGGTGCCGCCTTTTTCATTAGTTTGGTTCAAAAACAAGTCTCagctgctttgcttttccattgcCGATCCCCTGGGCAACCAGAGGTAATCCTGCGCAAACGTTAAAATTACAAACCCATTTGCAGATGCATGCAGCTCGATAAACATGGTGGTGCATCCTTATTAACATCACCCATCAAGGAGTTATCCATTCCATTTTTTCAAAAAATTAATTCTGAAGATTCACTGAACTCGGGTCTGAACAACTTCACAGCAACAAAAAATCGAAATGGCCTTTACTGGGAAGTATGAATTGGAGAGTCAGGAAAACTTTGACCAACTCATGGAAGCTCTGGGTAAGATCAAAACTGTaactcattttaaaaaaaactgctttTGAAGGGGATGTAACTCAATAAATGCAACACGCAATAAGAGGGTTGAAGTCACTTTACATGTAGGTGTCAGTGtgtacttgtgtaggaaagaactgcaggtgctggtttaaatcgaaggtagacacaaaatgctggagcaactcagcgggccaggcaacatctctggagcgaaggaacaggcactgagggagggtctcgacccaaggtatcgtccgctccttctctccagagatgctgcctgacccgctgagttgctccagcattttgtgtttaccttaggTGTCAAACAAGATAGTCGATGACAGCCACTTATTAAATTTGGTGACTTGTGTTGTGCTTTATATTTTTTCCAGCTGATGTTTCATTACAAGCTGCTGCGTTGAGACCTAAAGCAAGAAGTGAggtttgacataattttacaggaCAGTAACTACTTTGAGATTTCCAGATTTGGCATTAATAGTTGCCATGTGAAGGTGCTGATTTGTAGAAGATGCTGCTTTTACGCGGGGTGATTAAAAAGATGGGTGTTTGATTTGATAGGACACTGATAACTGGAAGCAATTATCTCGttaattaaaatgtaaatgtttcTACGTGAAAAGTCCAATATGATAAAACTATGGTGCTTCACTAAATGATCCACTTGAGAACTCAATGTGAAGTAGAGCCCAACATGTTTTTGTTGCTTCATTATTTTGCATTGAGGCACATTAATTGTATTGACATCTTGAAAATGAAATGCAGGATAAGAATActgatgtttttattttattcttaGAGCCTTTCTCACCGATTCGTATCCCATCTCATGTTGTTGTTCAATCCCCTAGAACTAATATCTCCGCCTTTGACTCCTTGGATTTTTAGTTGGGTAATCATCCAACTTCAGAATCTGCAAAATGGACAACGTGAAGTTCTGTTTTGTCCAACGTGTCAGCAATATCACAAGGCTAAACTTTAATCCTCTTTCTTTGAGTTACAGGTACTTCAGCCTTTTGCAGTTTCCACATCAATAAACAATTTTTTATTTCTCGTAACATTTTTTCCCCATTTAGTAGCTGCATCAAAGTTCCTTTTTGTTACCTTGAATGTTTGCAGAAGGAAAATACATGAAATAAACGGCTGTAGTCCATTCAGAAGTTGCTTATCACCAGGAACGAGTCTCGTGTATCAGATAGAACACATAGAGAAGATAGCGCGATAATGCAGGACCCTGGTTAATACTAGGGTCTTGCACTTTTCAAAACCCTTTCTGAAAGGGGGCTTTTATTGTAAGAAGGTAAAATTGGAGAGATAAGCCAACACTACCAGGGCGGCATGgcagtgtagcggtagagctactgccttacagcgctagagacttggattcgatcctgactacagctgctgtctgtacagagtttgtacgttctccctgtgaccatgtgggttttctccaggttcgctggtttcttcccacactccaaaaacataaaagtttgcaggttaattggcttggtataaaatgtaaaattgtccctagtgtgtgtagaatagattTAAtgagcagggattgctggtcggcacagactcggtgggccgaagagcccgtttccgtactaaactaaactaaactactcctgAGCAGGGAGCGGTATAAACTTTGAATAATGTACTTGATGGAGAAAATGGGGGAACAAGATCATTTTTTAGAGAAGTATGGTTTAATATGTATTTCATAGTTTTTAAAACGATTGCCCCAAATGACATAAGTGCATGAGACAAAATCTGGAAGGGATTATGGAAATTGTTATGGTGGCTGGCAAATTAAGTGGCACTGGTACACCTGCTTCTCCACCTTTCCGGAGAAAACAACACATTGTTTTCTTCCCTGCCAGAACACAGGAAGTTCCTGATAATGGGCACGGAGTAAATAATTGAACCACGTAGATAAATTGATCTTTAAAAATTGCAAAAGATTAAAAGAGGATTGCTGTTGAATTGAACTGCCTGACTTTCCACCATGTAATGTGTATGTAAGTGGCATACTGTGCAAATTAAAGGTTGCGCAAAGTGCTAATTATCAAGggtatacgggtgtcaggggttgcggggagaaggcaggagaatggggttgagagggaaagatagatcagccacgattgaatggcggagtggacctgattGGTCGAATGGActaaattctactcctagaactcgtgaagtatgaacttatgaacccatGCTTTGTGTCTACAATGCATCACTTGCACAGTTCTGTACAGAATGAAAGCAAAATATTTTTGTAAAGGCACTCATGGTAAATTTCAACAGGATTTCTGGCGTCTGTGTGAAAACATCCCTGCCCTTATTACAATGACTTTCTCATCTTCTTTTAAATTCCTCCAGGATTTGTGCATGGGTGCTGTAAATTTCAGAGTGATGATGCAACCAAACAAGAGTGACATAAATGTCATTGTTACATGTTATGTTTGCTTCAACGTTAATTTATTCTGCATTGGTCAATCACTTTAAGGGAAGTCTTCTCTGCTGCCTGCAGCCTAATACACCTCTAGTTGTAAAGGCACcaaagattatggggaaaaggcaggggaatggggttgagagtgaaaaatagatcagccatgattgagcgatggagtaaactcgatgggccgaatggcctaatgctgctcctatgtcGTATGGTTTTCCTTATAATTTAGCCGTAAGAAATTGGTGtgcctcactccctccctgcctTGAAGGGTCTGACCTTTCAAGTGAAAACAGATGAGGGCTCTTCAGTGTTGGTACTAACAGAAAAGCTCCTTCCAGATAACAGTGAACATCCTTcatttggaagatagacacaaagtgctggagtaactccagtgggtcagacagcatctctggagaaaaaggatgggtggtgttttggttcgagacctttcttcagacaatctgaagaaggatcctgacccgaaatgtcaccatcctttttctccagcagtgctgcctgacccactgagttagtccagcactttgtgtctatctttggtatataccagcatctgcagttcctttctacacatccttCATTTGAATCTTTATTTGAGTAAGAATAGTTAGCTTCTTCCTCTATACAGTAGTTGAAATATTTGtgcatttgtttttatttgttaGGATTCTCAAATGATATCATTAAGAAATATAAAGGCATAACCAGCGTCATTGAGTTTGTCCAAAATGGAAATTCCTTTCAATGCATTTATCACTTTGGTAACCGTGTCGTTAAAAACAATTTCACCATTGGACAAGAGAGTGAATTTGTATCATTCACTGGGCACAAGGTTAAGGTAAGAATGCTTACATTTGttttacagaaaatcatttatAAAAACAGCATTCAGTTTATTAAGCCAGATCTTTCCAATAATCTTGATGTCTGAGGCTTAATCTTGAAAGCAGAAAACCACAGATAAGATTTCCCAAAACAAAATGTCAATTTGTTTCCATTAAACTCATTAATAAATAAGTGGAGATTGTATATCATGGACAGTTTTACAGTGCCAGATCCACACCAACAGCTTATGGTGTATTTTGTTCCCAATATATCTGGTTTTATCTCTAAT is part of the Rhinoraja longicauda isolate Sanriku21f chromosome 6, sRhiLon1.1, whole genome shotgun sequence genome and harbors:
- the LOC144594589 gene encoding fatty acid-binding protein 1, liver-like, which encodes MAFTGKYELESQENFDQLMEALGFSNDIIKKYKGITSVIEFVQNGNSFQCIYHFGNRVVKNNFTIGQESEFVSFTGHKVKALAKLEGENKLVVTMHGLTAVMELRGDRIIETITNGDVAFKKISKRI